One genomic segment of Sebastes fasciatus isolate fSebFas1 chromosome 17, fSebFas1.pri, whole genome shotgun sequence includes these proteins:
- the nr0b2b gene encoding nuclear receptor subfamily 0, group B, member 2b, with product MYPLEEISTCSGYRDPHTILYNILSGSESGYLNNKLKKRNATNCRCEQRRTVCLKDPDSTCQVASSVLVKTICFVRSLPSFSQLPSGDQSSLLRHCWVPLFVLGLAREKIVFEVTNVPNSSILRQILLGPGLPGKESEQPTLAGVHKLRSCLHQLWDLDLSPKEYAYLKGALLFNPAIQGLSASLFVEGLQQEAQRALQEVIHLLHPNDAPRFGHVLRAAATVQTVSHGLVTELFFKPVIGNTNMLHLLTEMLFVQ from the exons ATGTATCCTCTGGAAGAGATTAGCACTTGCTCCGGTTACCGGGATCCTCACACTATCCTTTATAACATCTTGAGCGGGAGCGAGAGCGGTTACCTCAACAACAAACTGAAGAAGCGTAACGCCACAAACTGCCGCTGTGAACAGAGGAGGACAGTTTGCCTAAAGGACCCAGACTCCACCTGCCAGGTGGCCTCCAGCGTTCTGGTCAAAACCATCTGCTTCGTGAGAAGTTTACCGTCATTCAGTCAGCTTCCATCAGGAGATCAGTcatcactgttaagacactgcTGGGTTCCTTTATTTGTTCTGGGGCTTGCCCGAGAAAAGATAGTCTTTGAGGTGACTAATGTGCCAAATTCAAGCATCCTTAGACAGATTCTTCTCGGACCAGGACTCCCTGGAAAGGAGTCAGAGCAGCCAACTCTTGCTGGAGTCCACAAATTGAGATCTTGCTTGCATCAGCTGTGGGATCTGGATCTCAGTCCAAAGGAGTATGCTTACCTAAAGGGTGCTTTGTTGTTTAACCCAG CTATTCAGGGATTGAGCGCCTCGTTGTTCGTTGAAGGCCTCCAACAGGAAGCTCAGAGAGCTCTCCAAGAAGTCATCCACCTCCTGCACCCCAACGACGCCCCTCGCTTCGGCCACGTCCTCAGAGCAGCCGCCACCGTTCAGACCGTCAGCCACGGCCTGGTCACAGAGCTCTTCTTCAAGCCAGTTATTGGCAACACAAATATGTTACATTTATTAACAGAGATGTTGTTTGTGCAATGA